The following are encoded in a window of Flavobacterium cupriresistens genomic DNA:
- a CDS encoding transporter — MKIVIKQIRLGFLVLLVTLSNKNFAQGDGARMLLWGPTGATGLIPKWMHLNQNITPANILVNGADLTINAFPVTLIHNFNLGGNFAQIMLNAVPGNVSGTLNAAALSNLNLPSTIDVSSGGFADGFIGFKYGLINQPALNVKEYVAYQHKTFSMMGYFRTWYSGSYDRNKAMNLGSNRFTFELGFPMNIHLSKDPKRVTWLEVYPSVQMYTTNSDPTFITRARETKQKPLFAIENHLTHNFTEKFWAGADLRYQYGGALEYDGVKQDNKINALGGGATVGYQIIPPLGINMSYAGVFSNPSNVDANMFKITAVFTYVNLKKLK, encoded by the coding sequence ATGAAAATCGTAATAAAACAGATCAGACTTGGATTTTTAGTTTTACTGGTAACACTGTCGAACAAAAATTTTGCGCAAGGCGACGGAGCGAGAATGCTTTTATGGGGACCAACAGGAGCAACGGGTTTAATACCCAAATGGATGCATCTGAATCAGAATATAACGCCTGCAAATATTTTGGTTAATGGAGCAGACCTTACCATTAATGCTTTTCCTGTTACCCTGATTCATAATTTTAATTTGGGTGGGAATTTTGCTCAGATTATGTTAAATGCAGTACCGGGTAATGTTTCAGGAACTTTAAATGCTGCCGCATTAAGTAATCTCAATTTGCCGTCAACAATTGACGTAAGTTCCGGAGGTTTTGCGGATGGTTTTATCGGATTTAAATACGGATTAATAAATCAACCCGCACTGAATGTTAAAGAATATGTGGCGTATCAGCATAAAACTTTTTCGATGATGGGGTATTTCAGAACTTGGTATTCCGGTTCCTATGATAGAAATAAAGCGATGAATCTGGGGAGTAACCGATTTACGTTTGAATTGGGATTTCCGATGAATATTCATCTGAGTAAGGATCCCAAAAGAGTGACGTGGTTAGAGGTTTACCCATCGGTGCAAATGTATACGACCAATAGTGATCCTACTTTTATAACCCGGGCGAGAGAAACCAAACAAAAACCGCTGTTTGCTATCGAAAATCACTTGACTCATAATTTTACAGAAAAATTCTGGGCCGGCGCAGATTTGAGATACCAATACGGAGGAGCATTAGAATACGACGGTGTTAAACAAGACAATAAAATAAATGCATTGGGCGGTGGTGCGACAGTTGGTTATCAAATTATACCCCCTTTGGGAATTAATATGTCATATGCCGGCGTTTTTTCGAATCCGTCGAATGTAGATGCCAATATGTTTAAAATAACGGCAGTTTTCACCTATGTTAATTTGAAGAAATTGAAGTAG
- a CDS encoding arylsulfatase yields the protein MRVKEVFKPFFLFCLTILCCTFVNAQDVLPFPPAPSGSQAGVTIETSTYKKRVEPKHLPADAPNILIILMDDAGPGATSTYGGEVNTPTLSRVAKTGISYNRFHSTAMCSPTRASLLTGRNHTRVGNGQIAAIANDFDGFSGTIPKSSATMAEVLKDYGYNTAAFGKWHNTPEEQITSKGPFDYWPTGYGFEYFYGFLAGEASQYEPTLVRNTSYVEHPKTSGGHNYYHLSEDIADDAIHWLQEQKAYAPEKPFFLYWAPGAAHGPHHVMKEWADKYKGKFDDGWDAYRERVFKRQKENGWIPQNTLLTPRATSMASWASIPEAEKPFQRRLMELWAGFAEHADYNAGRVIDEIEKLGELDNTIIIYIWGDNGSSSEGLNGTISEQLAQNGIPTKIEQHIAALNELGGLEVLGGPKTDNMFNAGWAWATSSPYQGTKLQGAYFGGIRQPMAISWPKGIKHDSTPRPQFHHVVDIVPTIYEINKIPAPQVVNGFPQDGLDGVSIVYSFTDPKAPGTHHTQFFDIMASRGIYQDGWFASARGPREPWVGGIPKGIKEWSPLTDTWQLYNIDEDWSQAVDLATKEPKKLESMKALFLTESAKNKNLPIGGGLWSTALYHPEDAPASLLTEWSFESPIKGMPESAAPKLGKVSNIVTLEVEVPENANGVLYALAGFSGGVTCYVKEGYLNYEFNLFEVQRTKVKSKDKLPTGKVKIEVESKLVDKIGGAMNVTLKVNGSAVGQGIVPAAMSLHFTSNATFDIGTDLDSPVSLDYFDQAPFTFNGKIGKTSIKYVKK from the coding sequence ATGAGAGTTAAAGAAGTATTTAAACCGTTTTTTTTATTTTGTCTGACAATTTTATGCTGCACTTTTGTGAATGCACAAGACGTACTTCCGTTTCCTCCTGCTCCGTCCGGATCTCAAGCTGGAGTTACCATTGAGACTTCGACCTATAAAAAAAGAGTTGAGCCCAAACATCTGCCGGCTGATGCACCAAATATTTTAATTATTTTAATGGATGATGCAGGACCGGGAGCAACATCAACCTACGGAGGGGAAGTAAATACCCCTACATTAAGCAGAGTTGCAAAAACAGGAATTTCATACAATCGTTTTCATTCTACGGCCATGTGTTCACCAACCCGTGCTTCTTTGCTCACGGGACGTAATCATACTCGTGTAGGAAACGGCCAGATTGCAGCTATTGCCAATGATTTTGATGGTTTTAGTGGTACAATTCCGAAAAGTTCGGCGACAATGGCAGAAGTTTTAAAAGACTATGGATATAATACAGCCGCTTTTGGGAAATGGCATAATACTCCGGAAGAGCAGATTACATCAAAAGGCCCTTTTGATTATTGGCCAACAGGTTATGGATTTGAATATTTTTATGGTTTTCTTGCGGGAGAAGCTTCACAATACGAGCCAACTTTGGTTAGAAATACTTCTTATGTCGAGCATCCGAAAACATCCGGAGGACATAATTATTATCATTTATCAGAAGACATTGCTGATGATGCTATTCATTGGTTGCAAGAGCAAAAAGCATATGCTCCGGAGAAACCGTTCTTTTTGTATTGGGCGCCGGGAGCAGCTCATGGACCTCATCACGTTATGAAAGAATGGGCAGACAAATACAAAGGTAAATTTGATGACGGTTGGGATGCTTACAGAGAAAGAGTGTTCAAACGTCAAAAAGAAAACGGCTGGATTCCACAAAATACGCTGCTCACTCCACGCGCAACGTCTATGGCTTCTTGGGCAAGTATACCGGAGGCAGAAAAACCATTTCAACGTCGATTGATGGAGTTATGGGCCGGATTTGCAGAACATGCAGATTATAACGCAGGCAGGGTTATTGACGAAATTGAAAAACTTGGAGAACTGGACAATACCATTATTATTTACATATGGGGGGATAACGGTTCCTCTTCAGAAGGACTTAATGGTACAATTAGTGAACAATTAGCACAAAACGGAATTCCAACCAAAATCGAACAGCATATTGCGGCCTTAAATGAACTAGGAGGCTTAGAGGTGCTTGGCGGACCAAAAACAGATAATATGTTTAATGCCGGTTGGGCCTGGGCAACCAGTTCACCCTATCAGGGAACCAAATTACAAGGAGCTTATTTTGGAGGGATTCGTCAGCCGATGGCGATTTCGTGGCCTAAAGGGATCAAACATGATAGTACGCCAAGACCACAGTTTCATCATGTAGTTGATATCGTGCCAACAATTTATGAAATTAATAAAATTCCGGCTCCACAAGTAGTGAATGGATTTCCTCAAGATGGATTAGACGGGGTAAGTATTGTTTACTCATTTACCGATCCAAAAGCACCCGGAACCCATCATACACAGTTTTTTGATATTATGGCCAGTCGTGGAATCTATCAAGATGGTTGGTTTGCAAGTGCCCGTGGACCAAGAGAACCGTGGGTAGGAGGAATTCCAAAAGGGATCAAAGAATGGTCACCACTAACAGATACCTGGCAATTGTATAATATAGACGAAGATTGGTCTCAGGCAGTTGATTTGGCGACAAAAGAGCCTAAAAAATTAGAATCTATGAAAGCTTTATTCTTAACAGAATCAGCTAAAAATAAAAATTTGCCTATTGGCGGGGGATTGTGGTCCACGGCCTTATATCACCCTGAAGATGCGCCGGCTTCGCTACTTACAGAATGGTCTTTTGAGTCTCCAATAAAAGGAATGCCGGAATCGGCTGCTCCAAAACTTGGAAAAGTTAGCAATATAGTAACCTTAGAAGTTGAAGTTCCGGAAAATGCCAATGGCGTTTTGTATGCCCTTGCGGGTTTTTCAGGTGGAGTAACTTGTTATGTAAAAGAGGGATACTTAAATTATGAGTTTAATTTATTTGAAGTACAACGCACGAAAGTGAAGTCGAAAGATAAATTGCCAACGGGTAAAGTTAAAATAGAAGTTGAATCTAAATTGGTGGATAAAATTGGAGGTGCGATGAATGTAACACTTAAAGTAAATGGTTCTGCAGTAGGGCAAGGTATTGTTCCTGCCGCAATGTCTCTTCATTTTACTTCTAATGCAACATTTGATATTGGTACGGATCTGGATTCTCCGGTTTCTTTAGATTATTTTGATCAGGCACCCTTTACATTCAACGGAAAAATCGGTAAGACCTCAATAAAATACGTAAAAAAATAA
- a CDS encoding arylsulfatase encodes MKIKLLFSIAFVFVGLNVHCQENQTPKVRPSDGSVLPFPEPPTASIAGESLAESKHVRRKYPSHLPKDAPNIVIVLMDDVGFGLPSTFGGEVNTSTLSKVYNNGIAYNEFHTTSICSPTRASLLTGRNHTRVGNGTIAERAVDWDGYTGIIPKEAATIAEVLKNYGYRTSAFGKWHNTPANQTSKMGPFDYWPVNYGFQHFYGFLGGETSQYEPRLINDFTPIEPPHKENYHLSVDLADNAIEWLEDRKAFAQDEPFFLYFAPGAGHGPHHIFKEWADKYKGKFDDGWDAYRERVFKRQKTMGWIPKDAQLTERNEKMASWASIPESERPFQARLMEIFAGFVEHCDSQVGRIYDKIDEMGLKENTIFIYIWGDNGSSAEGQNGSISELLAQNNIPNTIAQQISTLKELGGLDVLGTAHTDNMYNAGWAWAGNTPFKNTKLVASHFGGTRNPLIISWPKGIKPDKTPRSQFHHVNDLVPTLYDVLGITPPKVVNGFDQIPLDGISMKYTFNDPKAKAAPKTQFFDNNGSRGIYKDGWYACTFGPLYPWIPAQKGLAEWDSKKDVWELYDLTKDYTQHNDLAAKNPKKVQEMEKVFLDQAGSNKDFPIGAGIWLRLHPEDVITSPNTSWTFSQTSTRMPEFSAPGLGKKSNKVLVDIDIQENANGVLYALAGAGGGLTCFMENGKVVYEYNMMLIQRTTLESKEKLKAGKHTIEITTVLAKPLAPATVTMKIDGTETASGTVPMTVPAAFSANETFDVGTDLGSPVSLRYFDKAPFAFNGKINSVKVDLIK; translated from the coding sequence ATGAAAATTAAATTACTATTTTCCATTGCGTTTGTTTTTGTTGGTTTGAATGTTCATTGTCAGGAAAATCAAACTCCTAAAGTAAGACCTTCTGACGGCAGTGTTCTTCCATTTCCTGAACCGCCTACAGCAAGTATAGCCGGAGAATCGTTGGCAGAAAGCAAACACGTAAGGAGAAAATACCCAAGCCATTTACCAAAAGATGCACCCAATATTGTAATTGTTTTAATGGATGATGTTGGTTTTGGATTGCCTTCTACTTTTGGAGGAGAAGTAAATACATCGACCTTATCAAAAGTATACAACAATGGCATTGCCTACAATGAATTTCATACTACCTCTATATGCTCGCCAACAAGAGCTTCTCTTTTAACAGGTCGTAATCACACCCGCGTTGGAAACGGTACAATCGCCGAACGTGCAGTAGATTGGGACGGTTATACTGGAATTATTCCAAAAGAAGCAGCAACAATAGCAGAGGTATTAAAAAATTACGGATACAGAACCTCAGCCTTTGGAAAATGGCACAATACTCCGGCGAATCAAACCTCTAAAATGGGACCTTTTGATTACTGGCCGGTTAATTATGGTTTTCAGCATTTTTATGGGTTTTTGGGTGGCGAAACCTCTCAATATGAACCCCGATTGATCAATGATTTTACGCCGATCGAACCTCCACACAAAGAAAATTATCACTTATCGGTTGATTTGGCTGATAATGCGATCGAATGGTTAGAAGACCGTAAAGCTTTTGCACAGGACGAACCTTTCTTTTTATACTTTGCTCCCGGTGCTGGTCATGGACCTCATCATATTTTTAAGGAATGGGCCGATAAATACAAAGGTAAATTCGATGATGGCTGGGATGCCTACAGAGAACGGGTTTTTAAACGTCAGAAAACGATGGGTTGGATTCCAAAAGACGCACAACTCACAGAAAGAAACGAAAAAATGGCTTCCTGGGCGAGTATTCCGGAAAGCGAAAGACCTTTTCAGGCTCGTTTGATGGAGATTTTTGCCGGTTTTGTAGAGCACTGTGATAGCCAGGTAGGTCGTATTTATGACAAGATTGATGAAATGGGTTTAAAAGAAAATACCATTTTTATTTATATATGGGGAGATAACGGTAGTAGTGCCGAAGGTCAAAATGGCTCTATCAGCGAATTATTGGCTCAGAATAATATCCCGAATACCATCGCACAACAAATTTCTACTTTAAAAGAGTTGGGCGGGCTGGATGTATTAGGCACCGCACATACCGATAATATGTATAATGCCGGATGGGCTTGGGCAGGAAATACACCTTTTAAAAATACCAAATTGGTAGCGTCCCATTTCGGAGGAACCCGAAACCCGCTGATCATCAGCTGGCCAAAAGGAATCAAACCGGATAAAACACCTCGTTCGCAATTTCACCATGTCAATGATTTAGTGCCAACATTGTATGATGTACTTGGTATTACACCTCCAAAAGTGGTAAATGGTTTTGACCAAATTCCTCTGGATGGAATCAGTATGAAATATACTTTTAATGATCCTAAAGCCAAAGCAGCTCCAAAAACACAGTTTTTTGATAACAACGGTAGCCGCGGTATTTATAAAGACGGTTGGTACGCCTGTACTTTTGGACCGCTTTATCCATGGATTCCGGCACAAAAAGGGTTAGCAGAATGGGATTCTAAAAAAGATGTTTGGGAATTGTATGATTTGACGAAAGATTATACACAGCACAACGATTTAGCAGCTAAAAATCCGAAGAAAGTGCAAGAGATGGAAAAAGTATTTTTAGATCAGGCGGGTAGTAATAAAGACTTCCCGATTGGTGCCGGAATCTGGTTGCGTTTGCATCCGGAAGATGTAATTACGTCTCCCAATACGAGTTGGACTTTTAGCCAAACCAGTACCAGAATGCCGGAGTTCTCGGCACCGGGTTTAGGTAAAAAGAGCAATAAAGTACTTGTTGATATTGATATTCAGGAAAATGCAAACGGAGTATTGTACGCTTTAGCCGGAGCCGGAGGAGGGTTGACCTGTTTTATGGAAAACGGTAAAGTGGTTTATGAGTACAATATGATGCTTATACAAAGAACAACTTTGGAATCTAAAGAAAAATTAAAAGCAGGAAAACATACTATCGAAATTACAACCGTCCTTGCAAAACCATTAGCGCCGGCAACAGTTACCATGAAAATTGACGGCACAGAAACAGCTAGTGGGACAGTACCTATGACGGTTCCGGCAGCCTTTAGCGCCAATGAAACTTTTGATGTGGGTACTGATTTGGGTTCACCGGTTTCGTTACGCTATTTTGATAAAGCTCCTTTTGCGTTTAATGGAAAAATAAATTCGGTAAAGGTGGATCTCATTAAATAA
- a CDS encoding YbhB/YbcL family Raf kinase inhibitor-like protein, which translates to MKKANLILVLSLVFSVTLFGQKTFTLTSNDLGGEITKKQEFSGFGCSGGNQSPQLFWKNAPEGTKSFAITMYDPDAPTGSGFWHWIVFDIPSNVNELVANAGNIKLNLAPKEAIQSITDYGIKGFGGACPPEGHGFHQYILTVYALKTDKLGVTENTNPAIVGFNLWNQTLAKASIVAYYKR; encoded by the coding sequence ATGAAAAAAGCAAATTTGATTCTGGTACTATCGTTAGTTTTCTCCGTTACCCTTTTTGGACAAAAAACATTTACGCTAACGAGTAATGACCTTGGAGGAGAAATTACAAAAAAGCAAGAATTTAGTGGATTTGGTTGTTCCGGTGGTAACCAATCGCCACAATTATTTTGGAAAAATGCTCCGGAAGGAACCAAAAGTTTTGCCATAACGATGTACGATCCTGATGCGCCTACAGGAAGCGGGTTCTGGCATTGGATCGTATTTGATATTCCTTCAAACGTAAATGAATTGGTAGCCAATGCCGGGAATATAAAACTTAATCTGGCACCAAAAGAGGCCATTCAAAGTATAACCGATTATGGAATAAAAGGGTTTGGAGGAGCATGTCCACCCGAAGGACATGGATTTCATCAATATATACTAACCGTTTATGCTTTAAAAACAGATAAATTGGGCGTTACTGAAAATACAAATCCTGCTATAGTTGGTTTTAATCTTTGGAATCAAACACTGGCAAAGGCAAGTATTGTGGCTTATTATAAGAGATAG
- a CDS encoding helix-turn-helix domain-containing protein: MDIIRIPDELLAESSQSVQVFDYNSTQEISKQQIILDQNIFSFLVEGTKEIVLDNSSLSITNSKFLIMKSGHCLMTEKLSETKNYKSVLLFFSNDILLKFIRKFKLNSIEPTDYKPVFSFEYDAFIKRFVNSLLDISKLSKNTQRVLLEVKFEEIMLYLIETRGIDFLLSLTLNNSVPAQKIIRIVESNQLSKLTLNELAFLCDMSISTFKREFEKQYSESPSKWFQNKRLEYAHSLLNQEQRNSSEIYFEVGYENLSSFIQAYKSKYGVTPKHHQKI; this comes from the coding sequence ATGGACATAATTAGAATTCCTGATGAGCTTCTGGCTGAATCTTCACAATCGGTACAAGTTTTCGATTACAACAGTACGCAGGAAATTTCGAAGCAGCAGATCATTTTGGATCAGAACATATTTAGCTTTTTAGTAGAAGGTACAAAAGAGATTGTTTTGGACAATTCGTCTTTATCCATCACTAATTCAAAGTTCCTCATAATGAAATCAGGTCATTGTTTAATGACGGAAAAACTTTCTGAGACCAAGAATTATAAAAGTGTACTTCTTTTCTTTTCAAATGACATTTTGCTGAAATTTATACGAAAATTTAAACTAAACAGCATTGAACCGACTGATTATAAACCGGTTTTTTCCTTTGAATATGATGCGTTTATAAAAAGATTTGTCAATAGTTTATTGGATATTTCAAAGCTTTCAAAAAATACGCAGCGGGTATTATTAGAAGTTAAGTTTGAAGAAATTATGTTGTACCTGATAGAAACACGCGGAATAGATTTTCTGCTGTCACTAACTTTAAACAATAGTGTTCCGGCACAAAAAATTATTCGTATTGTAGAGAGCAACCAGTTGAGTAAATTAACTTTAAACGAGTTGGCTTTTTTATGTGATATGAGTATTTCTACTTTTAAAAGGGAATTTGAAAAACAGTATTCCGAATCACCTAGTAAATGGTTTCAAAACAAAAGATTAGAATATGCACATTCTTTGCTCAATCAGGAGCAAAGAAATTCGTCTGAAATATATTTTGAAGTCGGTTATGAGAACCTATCAAGCTTTATTCAGGCCTACAAATCAAAATACGGGGTCACACCAAAACACCATCAGAAAATTTGA
- a CDS encoding alpha/beta fold hydrolase translates to MKKIYETETRFAETGDRKIAYRSYGKGKTILFINRFRGTLDTWDPLFIAAMAKKFNVITFDYSGIGSSTGTMAPDIALVAKDVKDLADALKLGTIIVLGWSYGGLVAQAATLLYPNLVTHSILLGTNPPGKNKVPLEPAFLDVALKPLNDFEDEIILFFEPKSETSRAAAKASHDRIHKKIDIEKIPSTMDVFQLYFSGGDSFREDILNLREQLKKTKTPILVISGDHDISFAVENWYPFINQMINSQLIVYSETGHAPQHQYPELTSKYIINFVKYTY, encoded by the coding sequence ATGAAAAAAATTTATGAAACAGAGACTCGTTTTGCCGAAACAGGAGATCGAAAAATTGCGTATCGCTCCTACGGCAAAGGAAAAACAATACTTTTCATAAACCGTTTTAGAGGAACACTCGACACCTGGGATCCTCTATTTATAGCTGCAATGGCTAAAAAATTTAATGTAATCACTTTTGATTATTCCGGCATCGGCTCTTCAACAGGAACTATGGCTCCTGATATAGCACTTGTAGCCAAAGATGTAAAAGATCTGGCCGACGCTTTAAAATTGGGCACTATTATCGTTTTAGGATGGTCGTACGGTGGTTTGGTAGCGCAGGCTGCAACTTTATTATATCCAAATTTGGTCACCCATTCTATTTTACTTGGAACAAATCCTCCCGGTAAAAACAAAGTTCCTCTTGAACCAGCTTTTTTAGATGTGGCGCTAAAACCGCTAAATGATTTTGAGGATGAAATCATTTTATTCTTCGAACCAAAATCAGAAACCAGTCGTGCTGCTGCAAAAGCATCACATGACAGAATCCATAAAAAAATCGACATCGAAAAAATCCCTTCTACCATGGACGTCTTTCAACTCTATTTTTCAGGAGGTGACAGTTTTCGGGAAGATATTTTAAACCTCAGAGAACAGCTTAAAAAAACCAAAACACCGATTTTAGTTATTTCCGGGGATCATGATATTAGTTTTGCGGTAGAAAACTGGTATCCCTTTATCAATCAAATGATCAACTCGCAATTAATCGTCTACTCTGAAACCGGTCACGCCCCCCAGCATCAATATCCCGAACTGACGTCTAAATATATTATCAATTTCGTTAAATATACTTATTAG
- a CDS encoding isoaspartyl peptidase/L-asparaginase family protein: protein MSNRRDFIKKTTLGTLAISSVLGYNGFAKNKEEEIDTPIKKQKKPVIISTWNHGLPANEETWKQLKAGKPPLDAIESGMKIPEADPKVRSVGYGGYPDREGKVTLDACIMDHHSNCGSVCFLQGIMHPISVAKRVLQNTPHVMLAGQGALQFALSEGFKEENLLTPEAEKDWKKWLEDSKYKPVINIENHDTISMLMLDQDGNLSGGCTTSGAAWKMHGRVGDSPIIGAGLFLDNEVGAAAATGLGEAVIRTAGSAMVVELMRQGKSPLEACKEITERIYNKHKNHKDMEYLQVGFIALNKNGEHAGYSLRSGFNYAISDEEKGHRMEDAKFRMS, encoded by the coding sequence ATGTCAAACAGAAGAGATTTTATAAAAAAAACAACTTTAGGAACGCTTGCCATAAGTTCGGTCTTGGGCTATAACGGATTTGCAAAAAACAAAGAAGAAGAAATTGATACTCCAATAAAAAAGCAGAAGAAACCGGTAATTATCTCGACATGGAATCACGGTTTACCTGCTAATGAAGAAACCTGGAAACAATTGAAAGCAGGAAAACCACCTTTGGATGCCATTGAATCAGGTATGAAAATTCCTGAAGCAGATCCGAAAGTTCGAAGTGTTGGTTATGGCGGATACCCTGATCGGGAAGGAAAAGTAACTTTAGATGCCTGTATTATGGATCACCATAGTAATTGTGGCTCTGTTTGTTTTCTGCAAGGAATTATGCATCCTATTTCAGTGGCAAAACGAGTATTGCAGAATACGCCCCATGTAATGTTGGCAGGGCAGGGAGCACTTCAGTTTGCCTTGTCTGAAGGTTTTAAAGAAGAAAATCTTTTAACTCCGGAAGCTGAAAAAGACTGGAAAAAATGGCTGGAAGATTCTAAATACAAACCGGTTATAAACATAGAAAATCACGATACCATTAGTATGTTAATGTTAGATCAGGATGGAAACCTCTCAGGCGGATGTACCACAAGCGGAGCAGCCTGGAAAATGCACGGTCGCGTGGGCGACTCCCCTATAATTGGTGCAGGTCTTTTTCTGGATAACGAGGTAGGAGCAGCCGCAGCAACTGGTCTTGGAGAAGCCGTAATCCGAACTGCCGGAAGCGCGATGGTAGTCGAACTAATGCGTCAGGGGAAATCTCCTTTGGAAGCATGTAAAGAAATCACAGAACGTATTTACAACAAACATAAAAACCATAAAGACATGGAATACCTGCAAGTCGGATTTATTGCTTTGAATAAAAATGGCGAACATGCAGGTTATAGTTTGAGATCCGGATTTAACTACGCCATTTCTGATGAGGAAAAAGGACATAGAATGGAAGATGCTAAGTTTAGGATGTCTTAG
- a CDS encoding GH1 family beta-glucosidase: protein MSKTENALLNKEQFGEDFLWGVSTAAFQIEGAHDADGKGASIWDVFTSQKGKIKNGHHALSACDFYTHYKNDIALIRELNIPNFRFSISWPRIMPNGSHPVNQSGIDYYNKIIDFLLECNIEPWVTLYHWDLPHALEEKGGWTNRESVTWFSEYTEVCVHYFGDRVKNWMVINEPSVFTGAGYFLGIHAPGKKGLTNYLKAMHHVTLSTAAGAKIIRNRLPEANIGTTFSCTHIEPETDKPKDIEAAKRVDTLLNRTFIEPILGLGYPKEDLAVLKKLKSYILEDDVNNMSFDFDFIGLQCYTREVVRASLLIPYIGAELVSAEKRNVIATEMGWEVYPPALYHIIKRFNAYKNIKKIIITENGAAFPDVVKNGKVYDIKRTHYIQDHLEQLLKAKKDGYNVDGYFVWSLTDNFEWAEGYNARFGLIHIDFDTQKRTIKQSGMWFRDFLSKNN, encoded by the coding sequence ATGAGTAAAACAGAAAACGCACTTTTAAATAAAGAACAATTTGGAGAGGATTTCTTGTGGGGTGTATCTACTGCCGCTTTTCAAATTGAAGGAGCTCATGATGCTGATGGCAAAGGGGCTTCGATTTGGGATGTTTTTACGTCGCAAAAAGGTAAAATAAAAAATGGCCATCACGCCTTATCGGCTTGTGATTTCTATACCCATTATAAAAACGACATTGCTTTAATTCGGGAACTGAATATTCCGAATTTTAGATTTTCGATCAGTTGGCCTCGCATTATGCCTAATGGAAGTCATCCTGTGAACCAATCCGGAATTGATTACTACAATAAAATCATTGATTTTTTACTGGAATGTAATATCGAACCTTGGGTTACTCTTTACCATTGGGATCTTCCTCATGCCTTAGAAGAAAAAGGCGGATGGACCAATCGCGAATCGGTTACCTGGTTTTCGGAATATACAGAAGTCTGTGTACACTATTTTGGAGACCGAGTAAAAAACTGGATGGTCATTAACGAACCCTCCGTTTTTACAGGTGCCGGTTATTTTCTTGGGATTCATGCTCCGGGAAAAAAAGGGTTGACCAATTATTTGAAAGCCATGCATCATGTAACGTTATCTACCGCTGCTGGTGCTAAAATAATACGAAACAGACTGCCTGAGGCTAATATAGGGACTACCTTTTCGTGTACCCATATCGAACCCGAAACGGACAAACCAAAAGATATTGAAGCCGCAAAACGAGTAGATACTTTACTAAACAGAACTTTTATAGAACCTATTTTAGGACTTGGCTATCCGAAAGAAGATTTAGCCGTTCTTAAAAAACTCAAAAGTTATATACTCGAAGATGATGTAAACAATATGTCTTTTGATTTTGATTTTATAGGTTTACAATGTTACACCAGAGAAGTAGTAAGGGCCTCTTTATTGATTCCTTATATTGGTGCTGAACTGGTAAGTGCCGAAAAAAGAAATGTAATCGCGACCGAAATGGGTTGGGAAGTCTACCCTCCTGCCCTATATCATATTATAAAAAGGTTTAACGCCTACAAAAACATCAAGAAAATCATTATTACCGAAAATGGTGCCGCTTTCCCGGATGTCGTTAAAAACGGAAAAGTATATGACATCAAACGGACACATTATATTCAGGATCACTTAGAGCAATTACTTAAAGCCAAAAAAGACGGTTATAATGTCGATGGTTACTTTGTATGGAGCCTTACCGATAATTTTGAATGGGCAGAAGGATACAACGCCCGATTCGGTTTGATCCATATTGATTTTGATACTCAAAAAAGAACCATCAAACAATCGGGAATGTGGTTCCGTGATTTTTTATCAAAAAACAACTAA